A section of the Malania oleifera isolate guangnan ecotype guangnan chromosome 2, ASM2987363v1, whole genome shotgun sequence genome encodes:
- the LOC131148300 gene encoding uncharacterized protein LOC131148300 → MQHLEEEFTVAAGKGLGWLAGLGCKSMGNRWRKKIEGRGDREVKSKGEGEGEGEGSKEGHETGREKREGREEGKEKEKEKEKEKGRRRLAGVVYKGREEETLMEGGEGGVCDLPSKDTRLSCMASSSGNSSRYSSTSSSSSSSSSSSRRHPHSHPSTPVATAAAIHSDSSSEPLQQSCSQHRQRPSRPHSHLSTPAATAATIHSSSSSEPPRKRPSRPQIRGHAQQPSSLTPVPVTVAVACSRRHRLLPTAAPLYCAAADTDAEAEAETEVEPEAAAEAGTVDAY, encoded by the exons ATGCAACACTTGGAGGAGGAGTTCACAGTAGCAGCTGGTAAGGGCTTGGGGTGGCTGGCAGGGTTGGGTTGCAAGAGCATGGGCAATAGGTGGAGGAAGAAGATAGAAGGGAGAGGAGATAGggaagtaaagagtaagggagagggagagggagagggagagggaagcAAGGAGGGGCACGAGACTGGCAGAGAGAAGAGGGAGGGAAGAGAGGAggggaaggagaaggagaaggagaaggagaaggagaagggaaGGAGGAGGCTCGCGGGGGTTGTCTataaaggaagagaagaagagacTTTAATGGAGGGAGGGGAGGGGGGGGTCTGCGACCTACCCAGCAAGGATACCCGACTCagttgcatggccag CAGCAGCGGCAACTCCAGCCGCTactcttcaacttcttcttcttcttcttcttcttcttcttcttctcggaGACATCCACACAGCCACCCGAGCACACCAGTAGCCACCGCAGCGGCCATCCATTCCGATAGCAGTAGCGAGCCTCTGCAGCAGTCCTGCTCCCAGCATCGACAACGACCCAGCCGTCCACACAGCCACCTGAGCACACCAGCAGCCACCGCAGCGACCATCCATTCCAGTAGCAGTAGCGAGCCTCCCCGGAAACGACCCAGCCGTCCACAGATCCGAGGCCACGCGCAGCAACCATCGTCACTCACTCCCGTCCCCGTCACCGTCGCCGTCGCTTGCTCCCGTCGCCATCGGCTTCTCCCGACTGCAgcccccctct attgtgctgctgctgatactgatgctgaaGCTGAGGCTGAGACTGAAGTTGAACCTGAGGCTGCAGCTGAGGCTGGCACTGTAGATGCATATTGA